In the genome of Bradyrhizobium arachidis, one region contains:
- a CDS encoding TetR/AcrR family transcriptional regulator, which produces MRYSREHKQETHDRIVKKASVRLREKGAHGIGVADLMKEAGLTHGGFYAHFDSREALVIEAFAYAMDRSMEHWRKQSDQAAPEKQLAQIVETYLSALHRDNPGHGCSIPALGAEIARESPKTRKAFAGKLDEMIEMMTSYIQNQPRKAARKQAIATLATMAGTMLLARIAGSSELSDEVLKAGKDSALEGAKREPKVTAPKKAKQS; this is translated from the coding sequence ATGCGCTATTCCCGGGAACACAAGCAGGAAACCCACGACCGGATCGTGAAGAAGGCCTCGGTGCGGCTGCGCGAGAAGGGCGCCCATGGCATCGGCGTCGCCGATCTCATGAAGGAGGCGGGCCTGACCCATGGCGGCTTCTACGCGCATTTCGACTCCCGCGAGGCGCTGGTGATCGAGGCCTTCGCCTATGCCATGGACCGCTCGATGGAGCATTGGCGCAAGCAGTCCGATCAGGCCGCGCCGGAGAAGCAACTGGCCCAGATCGTCGAGACCTATCTCTCCGCGCTGCATCGCGACAATCCCGGCCATGGCTGCTCGATCCCCGCGCTCGGCGCCGAGATCGCCCGTGAGAGCCCGAAGACGCGCAAAGCCTTCGCCGGCAAGCTCGATGAGATGATCGAGATGATGACCAGCTACATCCAGAACCAGCCGCGCAAGGCAGCGCGCAAGCAGGCGATCGCGACGCTGGCGACGATGGCGGGCACCATGCTGCTGGCGCGCATCGCCGGCTCCAGCGAACTGTCGGACGAGGTGCTGAAGGCGGGCAAGGACAGCGCGCTCGAGGGCGCGAAGCGCGAGCCGAAGGTGACGGCGCCGAAGAAAGCGAAGCAGAGCTAG